Proteins encoded by one window of Enterococcus saccharolyticus subsp. saccharolyticus:
- the istA gene encoding IS21 family transposase: MRKDIQEGVKFYIMNNIKPNYAELARQYDCDPRTVRNHFREGTGEKTKIIKRSSSKKISKLDPFKPLIEEKVADGCSATAIYSLIKRLGYEGKITILRDYCRTIKVEKVKKATIRIETSPGLSAQVDWKENMTLYTREGRAITFNIFLYVLGYSRYKYLDLTFDRKQDTLFNCLIEAFKLSGGVPTEIWFDNMKTVVDRSKTQFTKVKFNDTFYEFAKDAGFNPIACRPFRPQTKGKVEALARTVERLRVWNYLFYDETELIELVHMLMDELNYEHSQATGEAPAYLLEAEKEHLHDFDDQLLYKYTEDDITRIVTAESLVQFRNSKYSVPTKYIGEEVDIELSSDDQIHIHYNGERINSHYLSDKKFNYQRTDLVEILKSDLMKHDDEADILSYIENSLSQYDEV, translated from the coding sequence GTGAGGAAAGATATTCAAGAAGGAGTGAAATTCTACATTATGAACAATATCAAACCAAATTACGCCGAATTGGCCAGACAATACGACTGTGACCCACGAACAGTACGTAATCATTTTAGAGAAGGTACAGGTGAGAAAACCAAAATCATCAAGAGGTCTTCTTCTAAAAAAATTAGTAAATTGGATCCATTTAAACCGCTGATTGAAGAGAAAGTTGCGGACGGCTGTTCTGCCACAGCTATTTATTCATTAATCAAGCGCTTAGGCTATGAGGGTAAAATTACGATCCTGCGCGATTATTGCCGCACGATCAAGGTAGAGAAAGTCAAAAAAGCAACGATACGAATTGAAACGTCCCCAGGACTTTCCGCCCAAGTCGATTGGAAAGAGAATATGACGCTTTATACCAGAGAGGGCCGAGCAATTACTTTTAACATTTTTCTGTATGTCTTGGGTTATTCACGATACAAGTATCTAGATCTAACCTTTGATCGCAAACAAGATACGTTATTTAACTGCTTGATTGAGGCATTTAAATTATCTGGAGGTGTTCCAACGGAGATATGGTTCGATAATATGAAAACGGTCGTTGATCGTTCAAAAACACAATTCACGAAAGTGAAATTTAATGATACTTTCTATGAATTCGCCAAAGATGCCGGATTTAATCCAATCGCTTGCCGTCCCTTTCGCCCACAAACCAAAGGGAAAGTAGAGGCATTGGCCAGAACCGTAGAACGACTTCGAGTGTGGAATTACTTATTTTATGATGAAACGGAATTAATTGAACTCGTCCATATGTTAATGGATGAACTCAATTATGAACATTCTCAGGCAACTGGTGAAGCGCCGGCATATTTGTTGGAAGCAGAAAAAGAGCACTTACACGATTTCGATGACCAGCTGTTGTACAAATACACGGAAGACGATATTACCCGTATCGTTACCGCAGAATCGCTCGTTCAATTTCGAAATAGTAAGTACTCAGTTCCCACTAAATATATTGGTGAAGAGGTCGATATTGAATTATCTTCAGACGACCAAATTCATATTCATTATAACGGAGAACGAATCAATTCTCACTATCTAAGTGATAAAAAATTTAACTATCAACGGACGGATCTTGTCGAGATTCTAAAATCGGATTTAATGAAACATGATGACGAGGCGGATATTCTCTCTTATATTGAAAATTCGTTGTCCCAATATGATGAGGTCTAG
- a CDS encoding FtsX-like permease family protein, whose product MKILDRALLSIYRQKKMTLILFMIIFILGTVIISSFMIYTSSQKVEKEIKSRLGASGTISLNYELIEKDKENNSYSPDKEILTVDMIEDISKSPYIKKFEYNIYGIAETKNLNAVKLDTNNDTEKQNIVTFKGVNNHELIDIDNGIIELENGVLFEKNDIKDDSGKAIISKNLADSNNLNINDKITLDILIKSVLQTNESFNIKTYSVPIEIIGIFDITKSNIKNKNIDENQAALLEEQVNTMYFSNEFVKNYNKKTIAIFNELNPDFYINSDGTPMTEKQINELVTLGTPYYKLKNIDSVSYFTEEANAILQNSYFKVITTDNQYSLISGNIENLNKISINILLGTVLSSIIIINLVVILFMKQRKNEIAVLLALGAQKKKIMEQIIIEVLIISCISVSLSLVSSIILEKHISNSFVYSTDSLLLEDNVSNSEEEYLMSKISDESISQDDVQELYKESYKSIYYIFIVLVIILLILLSLIGSLLYILHLNPKKILLI is encoded by the coding sequence ATGAAAATTTTAGATAGAGCATTACTAAGTATTTATAGGCAAAAAAAAATGACACTTATTCTATTTATGATTATATTTATATTAGGAACTGTGATAATAAGCTCTTTTATGATTTACACAAGTAGCCAAAAAGTAGAGAAAGAGATTAAAAGTAGGTTGGGTGCTTCTGGTACTATATCATTAAACTATGAGTTGATAGAAAAAGATAAGGAAAATAATAGTTATTCTCCTGATAAAGAAATATTAACTGTCGATATGATAGAAGATATTTCTAAAAGCCCATATATCAAAAAATTTGAATATAATATATATGGAATTGCTGAAACGAAGAATCTTAATGCTGTAAAATTAGATACTAACAATGATACTGAAAAACAGAATATAGTAACATTCAAGGGTGTAAACAATCATGAGTTAATAGACATTGACAATGGTATAATCGAACTAGAAAATGGTGTTCTGTTTGAAAAGAACGATATAAAAGACGATTCTGGTAAAGCCATAATATCAAAAAATTTAGCAGATAGTAATAATTTGAATATCAATGATAAGATTACTTTAGATATATTAATCAAATCAGTGCTGCAAACAAATGAAAGTTTCAATATCAAAACTTACAGTGTTCCTATTGAAATTATTGGTATTTTCGATATAACAAAATCTAATATCAAAAATAAAAATATTGATGAAAACCAAGCTGCTCTATTGGAAGAACAAGTTAACACTATGTATTTTTCTAATGAGTTTGTGAAGAATTACAATAAAAAGACCATAGCAATTTTTAATGAGTTGAATCCTGATTTTTATATCAATTCAGATGGAACCCCTATGACTGAAAAACAAATAAATGAACTTGTTACTTTGGGAACCCCATATTATAAGTTGAAAAATATTGACAGTGTAAGTTATTTTACTGAAGAAGCGAATGCTATTTTACAAAATAGTTATTTCAAAGTCATAACCACAGATAATCAATATTCCTTGATAAGTGGAAATATAGAAAATCTTAATAAAATTTCTATAAATATTTTGTTGGGTACTGTATTGTCTAGCATTATAATCATAAATTTAGTAGTCATTTTATTTATGAAACAAAGAAAAAATGAAATAGCTGTGTTATTAGCATTAGGTGCGCAAAAGAAAAAAATAATGGAACAAATAATAATAGAGGTATTAATAATATCATGTATATCAGTCAGTTTATCTCTAGTGTCGAGCATAATTCTAGAAAAGCATATTTCTAACTCTTTTGTTTATTCTACTGATAGTTTATTACTAGAAGATAATGTTAGTAATTCAGAAGAAGAGTATTTAATGAGCAAAATTTCCGATGAATCAATTTCCCAAGATGATGTTCAAGAATTATACAAGGAAAGCTACAAAAGTATATATTATATTTTTATAGTATTGGTAATAATTTTACTTATTCTACTGTCTTTAATTGGATCTTTATTATATATTTTGCACCTAAATCCTAAAAAGATACTGTTAATTTAA